Proteins from a genomic interval of Kiritimatiellia bacterium:
- a CDS encoding endonuclease/exonuclease/phosphatase family protein yields the protein MKRYFAVVWALVTVMAANSRAAGFRRLYGDAPMEPPRIVKYDRGATVPVGEAFRVASYNIENFTDGVNDKEPRIPPHAEIQAKAAAALVAEIDPDILVIQEIENEVSLNLLNAALPRPYPVAAITRIRSAPDWPEKLNLAVLSRLPVQALREQDFGYLRGRDSPPRGLLSFTLELEPGLGLLVYAVHLKSNYGGASTVNYAQRRHALRFLREDAESFIRSRPDRRWEVLVLGDMNTDPDSREFARDPTLDPLADWVDLWRGQPLAERATIPTRYGDPAKEFPPAAFDRFIVTPGVTQPPWTVGRPHVLQKGVNTADILALPGVDPNHASDHYPVYLDIRR from the coding sequence ATGAAACGATACTTCGCGGTGGTCTGGGCGCTGGTGACGGTCATGGCGGCGAACAGCCGGGCGGCCGGGTTTCGCCGGCTGTACGGGGACGCGCCCATGGAGCCGCCGCGCATCGTGAAGTACGACCGCGGCGCGACCGTTCCGGTCGGCGAGGCCTTTCGCGTCGCGAGCTACAATATCGAGAACTTTACGGACGGCGTGAACGACAAGGAGCCCCGCATCCCGCCGCACGCGGAGATTCAGGCGAAAGCCGCGGCCGCCCTCGTGGCCGAGATCGATCCCGATATCCTGGTCATCCAGGAAATCGAGAACGAGGTATCGCTCAACCTGCTCAACGCGGCGTTGCCCCGACCGTACCCGGTGGCCGCGATCACTCGCATCCGAAGCGCGCCCGACTGGCCGGAGAAGCTGAACCTGGCCGTGCTTTCACGGTTGCCGGTCCAGGCGCTGCGCGAGCAGGACTTCGGCTACCTGCGCGGGCGGGACAGCCCGCCGCGCGGGCTGTTGAGCTTCACGCTCGAACTGGAGCCCGGGCTCGGGTTGCTGGTCTACGCCGTCCACCTGAAGTCCAACTACGGCGGGGCGTCCACGGTCAATTACGCGCAGCGCCGGCACGCGCTGCGGTTCCTGCGCGAGGACGCCGAGTCCTTCATCCGGAGCCGCCCGGACCGCCGGTGGGAGGTACTGGTCCTGGGCGACATGAACACCGACCCGGACTCGCGGGAATTCGCGCGCGATCCCACGCTCGATCCGCTGGCCGACTGGGTGGACCTCTGGAGGGGGCAACCCCTGGCCGAGCGCGCCACCATTCCCACGCGGTACGGCGATCCCGCCAAGGAATTCCCGCCGGCGGCCTTCGACCGGTTCATCGTCACGCCCGGCGTGACCCAGCCGCCGTGGACGGTGGGAAGGCCGCATGTGCTTCAAAAAGGCGTCAACACGGCCGACATCCTGGCCCTGCCCGGCGTGGACCCGAACCACGCGTCGGATCACTATCCCGTATACCTGGACATCCGGCGCTGA
- a CDS encoding DUF1844 domain-containing protein, which yields MNEQPRTGDIHKSLFIQLVMMLATSASQAMGKLVNPATKKAEVNVEAAEATIDLLDMIEAKTKGNLDRDEERLLKDTLMSLKLTFVETRNAAPAPAPAEPPAPAPAPESKAEGGKDSQEPRFHKSY from the coding sequence ATGAACGAACAACCACGCACCGGGGATATTCACAAGTCGCTGTTCATCCAGCTCGTCATGATGCTGGCCACGTCCGCCAGCCAGGCGATGGGCAAGCTCGTCAACCCGGCCACGAAAAAGGCCGAGGTAAACGTGGAGGCCGCCGAGGCCACCATCGACCTGCTGGACATGATCGAGGCCAAGACCAAGGGAAACCTCGACCGGGACGAGGAACGGCTGCTGAAGGACACGCTGATGTCCCTGAAACTGACCTTCGTGGAAACCCGGAACGCGGCGCCGGCTCCCGCGCCCGCCGAACCTCCCGCGCCCGCCCCGGCGCCGGAGTCGAAGGCGGAAGGCGGCAAGGATTCCCAGGAACCGCGGTTCCACAAGTCGTATTGA
- a CDS encoding insulinase family protein has protein sequence MATRLQITILLALLAGLPVSRAAEPGGNPVDTLRRAHEGLRRTVLDNGMVLLVKEDHSAPVVAIQVWVGSGSIHEQEWLGAGLSHFVEHMIFKGTPTRSPGDISRQISDAGGDINAYTGFDRTVFHVTLPAKNWTVGLDVLADAVMNASFPEEEWARERDVILREFAMHRDNPDREVGLMLWANAFRVHPYRIPVIGYEDVFKSTTRDDLAAYFRRNYTPDNMIVSIAGDIAAGEAERRVQETFAGFARRARAPVGLPTEPPQIAPRFERRTGPYEVTRVRVAWPTVPMNHPDAAALDVLAALMGQGRSSRLTADLVEKRKLAFDLSAWSYTPLDIGLFGIGGTCDPARETDLLNAIEEDVAGWAAMTVPPEDLAKARRQVLVGELSSLEDMAGQAASFASGEFYAADPRFSERYLQSVERVDEAALRDVARRYLAPEKRTLVILAPAGAGAAAQAVEPPRPGSDVVKMELAGGIPLIVREDHRLPFVNIAVVLRGGLLSEDAERNGITPLMAELLTRGTASRSSGEIARQVEQLGGSLSAFSGWNSFGLQARGLSQDAAVLLDLAAECLLQPSFDPAELDKQRDLQKAAIRRQREQPMYRAQVALQEALFPGHPYRLPELGTEASVDRIGREDLVAHLRKLAVSGNLALSVFGDITPDEARRLAEKAFAGLPRGRPPEPPPPAAAPTLPSRAEAREPREQAILLVGYPGVDVRDPRCDALAVVRDTLSGLSSDLGIEVRDRRGLAYFVGATSREGLQPGLFALYAGVKEDTVKQVEDLMAAQVERLGREGPRPEELQRAVEQLVAGHQMSLQNNAGLAQMCALHELYGLGYRHAFTAEERWRALTVGQVRDAVASLLQPDRQAVSIVLPEASQPSGEKP, from the coding sequence ATGGCCACGCGATTGCAGATTACCATCCTGCTGGCGCTCCTGGCCGGGCTGCCGGTGTCCCGGGCGGCGGAGCCGGGCGGCAACCCCGTGGACACCCTGCGCCGGGCCCATGAAGGATTGCGCCGGACGGTGCTGGACAACGGGATGGTGCTGCTGGTCAAGGAGGACCACAGCGCGCCGGTCGTGGCCATCCAGGTCTGGGTCGGCAGCGGGTCCATCCACGAGCAGGAATGGCTGGGCGCGGGCCTCTCGCACTTCGTCGAGCACATGATCTTCAAGGGGACCCCCACCCGCTCGCCGGGCGATATCAGCCGCCAGATCAGCGACGCGGGCGGGGACATCAACGCCTACACGGGATTCGACCGGACGGTCTTTCACGTGACGCTGCCCGCGAAGAACTGGACCGTCGGCCTCGACGTGCTCGCGGACGCCGTGATGAACGCCTCGTTCCCGGAGGAGGAGTGGGCCCGGGAGCGGGACGTGATCCTGCGCGAGTTCGCGATGCACCGCGACAATCCCGACCGGGAGGTCGGGCTGATGCTCTGGGCCAATGCCTTCCGGGTCCATCCGTACCGCATCCCGGTGATCGGCTACGAGGATGTGTTCAAGTCCACGACCCGGGACGATCTCGCGGCCTATTTCCGCCGGAACTACACGCCGGACAACATGATCGTGTCCATCGCGGGCGATATCGCCGCCGGCGAAGCCGAGCGGCGCGTACAAGAAACGTTTGCCGGATTCGCCCGCCGGGCCCGGGCCCCGGTCGGCCTGCCCACCGAACCGCCCCAGATTGCCCCCCGCTTCGAGCGAAGAACGGGGCCGTACGAGGTGACCCGGGTGCGCGTGGCCTGGCCCACCGTACCGATGAACCATCCGGACGCCGCCGCGCTCGACGTCCTGGCCGCCCTGATGGGACAGGGACGCAGTTCCCGCCTGACGGCGGATCTCGTGGAAAAGCGCAAGCTGGCCTTCGACTTGTCGGCCTGGTCGTACACGCCGCTCGACATCGGCCTGTTCGGGATCGGCGGCACCTGCGACCCGGCCCGCGAGACGGACCTGCTGAACGCCATCGAGGAGGATGTGGCCGGCTGGGCCGCCATGACCGTTCCGCCCGAAGACCTGGCCAAGGCCCGGCGGCAGGTCCTCGTCGGGGAACTCTCGTCGCTGGAGGACATGGCCGGGCAGGCGGCCAGTTTCGCCTCGGGCGAGTTCTACGCCGCCGACCCGCGCTTCAGCGAAAGGTATCTCCAGAGCGTGGAGCGGGTGGACGAGGCCGCGCTGCGCGACGTGGCGCGGCGCTACCTGGCGCCCGAGAAGAGAACCCTCGTCATCCTGGCCCCGGCCGGCGCCGGCGCCGCGGCCCAGGCTGTCGAGCCGCCCCGTCCCGGGTCCGACGTCGTGAAAATGGAATTGGCCGGCGGCATTCCGCTGATCGTACGGGAGGACCACCGCCTGCCGTTCGTGAACATCGCCGTCGTGCTTCGCGGCGGGCTGTTGAGCGAGGACGCGGAGCGCAACGGCATCACGCCGCTCATGGCGGAACTGCTGACCCGGGGCACCGCGTCGAGATCGTCCGGGGAAATCGCGCGGCAGGTGGAACAGCTGGGCGGCTCGCTCTCGGCCTTCTCCGGCTGGAACAGCTTCGGCCTGCAGGCGCGCGGCTTGAGCCAGGATGCCGCCGTGTTACTGGACCTCGCGGCGGAATGCCTGCTCCAGCCCTCCTTCGATCCGGCTGAACTCGACAAGCAGCGCGACCTGCAGAAGGCCGCCATCCGGCGTCAGCGCGAGCAACCCATGTACCGGGCGCAGGTGGCCCTCCAGGAAGCGCTGTTCCCGGGCCACCCTTACCGGCTCCCCGAGCTGGGCACGGAGGCCAGCGTGGACCGCATCGGCCGCGAAGACCTCGTCGCCCACCTCCGGAAGCTCGCCGTCTCCGGCAACCTGGCCCTCTCCGTGTTCGGCGATATCACCCCGGACGAGGCGCGCCGGCTCGCGGAAAAGGCGTTCGCGGGCCTTCCCCGGGGCCGGCCCCCCGAACCGCCCCCGCCCGCCGCCGCGCCGACGCTGCCGTCCCGCGCGGAAGCGCGCGAGCCCCGGGAGCAGGCCATTCTGCTCGTCGGCTATCCCGGCGTGGACGTCCGCGACCCGCGGTGCGACGCGCTGGCCGTGGTCCGCGATACCTTGAGCGGGCTCTCGTCCGACCTCGGGATCGAGGTCCGGGACCGCCGCGGCCTGGCCTATTTCGTCGGCGCCACCTCGCGGGAAGGCCTGCAGCCCGGCCTGTTCGCGCTGTACGCCGGGGTCAAGGAAGACACCGTAAAACAGGTCGAAGACCTGATGGCGGCCCAGGTCGAACGACTGGGCCGCGAGGGACCGAGACCGGAGGAATTGCAGCGGGCCGTGGAGCAACTGGTCGCCGGGCACCAGATGAGCCTGCAGAACAACGCGGGCCTGGCCCAGATGTGCGCCCTGCACGAACTGTACGGGCTCGGTTACCGGCACGCCTTCACGGCGGAGGAACGCTGGCGCGCCCTGACCGTCGGACAGGTGCGCGACGCCGTCGCTTCCCTGCTCCAGCCCGACCGCCAGGCGGTTTCCATCGTACTGCCCGAGGCGTCCCAACCCAGCGGAGAAAAACCATGA
- a CDS encoding HIT family protein, with protein sequence MSENCIFCKIIRGEIPSTRVYEDEHTLAFLDIGPLVKGHTLVIPKQHFDSLRDAAPEAAAQVMVTAQKIARAQLNGLGADGVNIHQANGRVAGQVVPHLHVHVVPRFKDDGYHWNWKAGKYAAPDEAAGVAEKIRQGLKQTA encoded by the coding sequence ATGAGCGAGAACTGCATCTTCTGCAAGATTATCCGGGGCGAAATACCGTCCACGCGCGTGTATGAGGATGAGCACACGCTGGCGTTCCTGGACATCGGGCCGCTGGTCAAGGGCCACACGCTGGTCATCCCGAAGCAGCACTTCGACTCGCTCCGGGACGCCGCCCCGGAGGCCGCCGCGCAGGTCATGGTCACGGCGCAGAAAATCGCGCGGGCGCAGTTGAACGGGCTGGGCGCCGACGGCGTCAATATTCACCAGGCCAACGGCCGGGTCGCGGGCCAGGTGGTCCCCCACCTGCACGTGCACGTGGTCCCGCGGTTCAAGGACGACGGCTACCACTGGAACTGGAAGGCCGGAAAATACGCCGCGCCTGATGAGGCGGCCGGCGTGGCGGAAAAAATACGGCAGGGATTGAAGCAGACCGCATGA
- a CDS encoding isoamylase early set domain-containing protein: MKNHPRDRFHARLDGENVPAPAADTEEEARLTAYRAALDRLEARRVRAPADLAARVMAAITPAPRPTFLEWLGTLVPARRQWAIPALAGALLVLALLPVLRQPGAPSGPPRMLVHFQIHAPGAERVELVGDFNNWTAGTIQLQGPDASGHWTTDVELPEGRYEYQFLVNGTTWVTDPDAEVRRPDGFGRENAVRVVYEERS; this comes from the coding sequence ATGAAGAACCATCCCCGCGACCGGTTCCATGCTCGGCTGGACGGCGAGAACGTCCCCGCGCCCGCCGCGGATACGGAGGAGGAAGCCCGGCTGACGGCCTATCGCGCGGCGCTCGATCGGCTCGAGGCCCGGCGGGTCCGCGCGCCGGCCGACCTGGCCGCGCGCGTCATGGCGGCGATCACCCCCGCCCCGCGCCCAACCTTCCTCGAATGGCTGGGGACACTGGTCCCGGCGCGGCGGCAGTGGGCGATCCCCGCGCTGGCCGGCGCCTTGCTCGTGCTCGCGCTCCTGCCGGTGCTGCGGCAACCGGGCGCTCCGTCCGGACCGCCGCGGATGCTGGTGCATTTCCAGATCCACGCGCCGGGGGCGGAGCGCGTGGAACTCGTCGGCGATTTCAACAACTGGACGGCCGGCACCATCCAGCTCCAGGGCCCGGACGCCTCGGGGCATTGGACGACAGACGTCGAATTGCCCGAGGGGCGATACGAATACCAGTTTCTTGTGAACGGCACCACCTGGGTGACCGATCCGGACGCGGAAGTGCGCCGGCCCGATGGGTTCGGCCGGGAGAACGCCGTCCGCGTGGTTTACGAGGAAAGGAGTTAG
- a CDS encoding sigma-70 family RNA polymerase sigma factor has translation MNASDAEIVARCREGDTNAFTELVRRNQDSVFNLVWSMTGNWHEAADIAQETFIRAFRKLHSYKPEFSFRNWVMSIGANLTRNRFRSFSRRRRMEETLTRLQEAGPPPAPALPDEGLEAALAQMPETLRTALLLKHVEGQSYEEIARTLGIGLSAAKMRVARGRDELVHLLKTERERES, from the coding sequence ATGAATGCAAGCGATGCCGAGATCGTCGCCCGGTGCCGGGAAGGCGATACCAACGCCTTCACGGAACTGGTGCGGCGAAATCAGGATTCCGTATTCAACCTGGTGTGGAGCATGACCGGCAACTGGCATGAGGCGGCCGATATCGCGCAGGAGACCTTCATCCGGGCCTTCCGGAAACTGCATTCGTACAAGCCGGAGTTTTCTTTTCGGAACTGGGTGATGAGCATCGGCGCCAACCTCACGCGCAACCGGTTCCGGAGCTTCAGCCGGCGGCGCCGGATGGAGGAGACGCTGACCCGTCTGCAGGAAGCCGGTCCGCCGCCCGCGCCGGCACTGCCCGACGAGGGGCTGGAGGCCGCCCTCGCCCAAATGCCCGAGACCCTGCGCACCGCCTTGCTCCTCAAACATGTCGAGGGACAGTCCTACGAAGAGATCGCGCGCACGCTGGGCATCGGGTTGAGCGCGGCCAAGATGCGCGTGGCGCGCGGGCGCGACGAACTGGTCCACTTGCTCAAGACCGAACGGGAGCGCGAGTCATGA
- a CDS encoding DUF4139 domain-containing protein, with protein MKIRSLACLALAACGFVLPARAGIDLVTLPERDSVQLTIYNSADLTLVREVRKLTLQKGLNKLSFGWANTLIDPTSLRLRAVDKPDAVKLLDVSYPPRINSQAVWNIQSEVEGEVLVEITFFTSGISWRAFYMATLSQDEKDMLLEGYVRVTNNSGEDYANAQTRMIVGVVNLIDEIADLARRKEPYGRPYPEVVPAAPMVMRMSRAPEAMALAGAMDYAEEAGPKEIVKEGLSEYFLYTIPGTETIPNQWSKRLPSFKPVRVPVVNLFRYDEERYGSTTMRLLFFKNDEKHNLGETPLPDGFFKVYRTADKQDHLSYEGATPVKYIPVEQEAELNLGAARGVKVEPKLMKIQTDHYLFHGTNGNISGYDQAEDWTLELNNYRDIPVRVEVFRRLRHQYVDEIKPKGELASFEKQDAQRLKFVVELPPNTEREITYRVVYHEGDRRERR; from the coding sequence ATGAAGATACGGTCTTTGGCCTGCCTTGCGCTCGCGGCGTGCGGGTTCGTCCTGCCCGCCCGCGCCGGCATCGACCTGGTCACGCTGCCGGAACGCGATAGCGTTCAGCTCACGATCTACAACTCGGCGGACCTGACGCTGGTCCGCGAGGTGCGCAAGCTGACCCTGCAGAAGGGGCTCAACAAGCTCTCCTTCGGCTGGGCCAACACGCTGATCGATCCCACGTCCCTGCGCCTGCGCGCCGTGGACAAGCCGGATGCGGTCAAGCTGCTCGACGTCTCCTACCCGCCGCGGATCAACTCGCAGGCGGTCTGGAACATCCAGTCCGAGGTCGAGGGCGAGGTGCTCGTCGAGATCACGTTCTTCACCTCGGGCATCTCCTGGCGCGCGTTCTACATGGCCACGCTCTCGCAGGACGAGAAGGACATGCTCCTCGAGGGCTACGTCCGCGTGACCAACAACTCCGGCGAGGACTACGCCAACGCCCAGACCCGCATGATCGTCGGCGTGGTCAACCTCATCGACGAGATCGCCGACCTCGCGCGGCGCAAGGAGCCCTACGGCCGGCCGTACCCGGAAGTCGTGCCGGCGGCCCCCATGGTCATGAGAATGTCCCGGGCACCAGAAGCGATGGCCTTGGCCGGCGCGATGGATTATGCTGAAGAAGCCGGCCCGAAGGAGATCGTGAAGGAGGGCCTGTCGGAATACTTCCTCTACACGATCCCCGGCACGGAGACGATCCCGAACCAGTGGTCCAAGCGCCTGCCGTCGTTCAAGCCCGTGCGCGTGCCGGTGGTGAACCTGTTCCGGTACGACGAGGAGCGCTACGGCTCGACCACGATGCGCCTGCTGTTCTTCAAGAACGACGAGAAACACAACCTCGGCGAGACGCCGCTGCCGGACGGCTTCTTCAAGGTCTACCGGACGGCGGACAAGCAGGACCACCTCTCCTACGAGGGCGCGACGCCGGTCAAGTACATCCCGGTGGAGCAGGAGGCGGAGTTGAACCTCGGCGCGGCGCGCGGCGTGAAGGTCGAGCCGAAGCTGATGAAGATCCAGACCGACCATTACCTGTTCCACGGCACGAACGGCAACATCAGCGGCTACGACCAGGCCGAGGACTGGACGCTGGAGCTGAACAACTACCGCGACATCCCCGTGCGCGTGGAGGTCTTCCGCCGGCTGCGCCACCAGTACGTGGACGAGATCAAGCCCAAGGGCGAACTGGCCTCGTTCGAGAAGCAGGACGCCCAGCGGCTGAAGTTCGTGGTCGAGCTGCCGCCGAACACGGAGCGCGAAATCACCTACCGGGTCGTGTACCACGAAGGAGACAGGAGGGAACGCCGATGA
- a CDS encoding response regulator transcription factor, giving the protein MSRPRVLLADDHGLLLEALRKLLEPACDVIGTVTDGRALVETALELKPDVIVADIGMPRLNGLEAGTQLQARLPAAKLIFLTVNEDPDIAAEAIRRGARGYLLKKSAATELFAAIERVAAGRTYITPLITSEPPEAFAERARQSRAAPGLSARQKEVLQLLAEGCSMKEAAAILQVSTRTIAFHKYAMMKQHGFRTGAELVQYAVRLGLVADHGGPLPPCQF; this is encoded by the coding sequence GTGAGCCGGCCCCGGGTGCTGCTGGCGGATGACCACGGGCTCCTGCTGGAGGCCCTGCGGAAACTTCTCGAACCGGCCTGCGACGTGATCGGCACGGTCACCGACGGGCGCGCGCTGGTCGAAACCGCGCTGGAACTCAAGCCGGACGTCATTGTCGCGGACATCGGGATGCCCCGGCTCAACGGCCTGGAGGCGGGGACGCAGTTGCAGGCCCGGCTGCCCGCCGCGAAGCTGATCTTCCTGACGGTCAACGAGGACCCGGACATCGCGGCGGAGGCGATCCGGCGCGGGGCCAGGGGCTACCTGCTGAAGAAGTCCGCGGCCACGGAGTTGTTCGCGGCCATCGAGCGGGTCGCGGCGGGCCGGACGTATATCACGCCGCTGATCACGAGCGAGCCGCCCGAGGCCTTTGCCGAGCGCGCCCGGCAGTCGCGCGCGGCGCCGGGCTTGAGCGCGCGCCAGAAGGAAGTCCTGCAACTGCTGGCCGAGGGCTGCTCGATGAAAGAGGCCGCGGCGATTCTCCAGGTCAGCACGCGGACCATCGCCTTTCACAAGTACGCCATGATGAAACAGCACGGGTTCCGGACCGGCGCCGAACTCGTCCAGTACGCCGTGCGGCTCGGCCTGGTCGCCGACCATGGCGGTCCGCTGCCCCCCTGTCAGTTCTGA
- a CDS encoding response regulator transcription factor has translation METPQNPARLLIVDDHPLLVRQVEQLLQGEFDVVGSLASGAALDTAVAQLRPELIVMDITLPGANGIELARRLTARGCPARIVFLTVHADSDFARESFAAGGIGYVVKPRLGSDLLPALRAAQAGRRFLSPCPELAEIRIEEGVA, from the coding sequence GTGGAGACCCCTCAAAACCCGGCACGGCTGCTGATCGTGGATGACCATCCGCTCCTGGTCCGCCAGGTGGAGCAACTGCTCCAGGGCGAATTCGACGTGGTCGGAAGCCTGGCGAGCGGGGCCGCCCTGGACACGGCGGTCGCCCAGTTGCGCCCCGAGTTGATCGTCATGGACATCACCTTGCCCGGCGCGAACGGCATCGAACTGGCGCGCCGGCTGACGGCAAGGGGCTGCCCGGCGCGCATCGTGTTCCTGACCGTCCACGCCGACAGCGATTTTGCCCGTGAGAGCTTCGCGGCAGGCGGGATCGGGTACGTCGTCAAGCCGCGGCTCGGGTCGGACCTGCTGCCCGCGCTGCGCGCCGCGCAGGCCGGGCGGCGCTTCCTGTCGCCCTGCCCCGAACTGGCGGAGATCCGGATCGAGGAGGGCGTGGCATGA
- a CDS encoding anaerobic sulfatase maturase — protein sequence MTPGAVCRGRPVVRMHAMIKPIGPVCNLDCRYCYYLSKEQLLGTTSDWRISDETLEAFIRQYIEGQNYREVIFSWQGGEPTLLGLEFFRKVVALEKKYAPPHLRCENDLQTNGTRLDDAWCEFLREHNFLVGLSIDGPRALHDAFRKDKAGAGSFDRVFRAAQLLRKHGVRFNTLSCVNRLTAGHPIDVYRFLRDEVGSKRMQFIPIVEPRGFERTAPQFWPPDRMPVVGTPAARPGAPDSVVEDWSVDPDDWGQFLCRVFDRWIERDAGRIYVNYFETAVETWMGRVSPMCTLAPLCGKGVALEHDGGLYSCDHYVYPEYRLGNVRETPLADMVFSPRQERFGRNKEATLPDACRQCEYEFACYGECPKNRFVKSPDGQPGMNYLCPGWKRFWQHIDEPIQKIVRDLGHTPVKRLTYATSSVME from the coding sequence ATGACCCCCGGCGCCGTATGCCGCGGCCGCCCGGTCGTCCGGATGCACGCCATGATCAAGCCGATAGGGCCGGTGTGCAACCTGGACTGCCGGTACTGCTACTACTTGAGCAAGGAGCAGTTGCTGGGCACGACGAGCGACTGGCGCATTTCCGACGAAACGCTCGAGGCGTTCATCCGCCAGTACATCGAGGGGCAGAACTACCGGGAGGTCATCTTCTCCTGGCAGGGCGGCGAACCGACCCTGCTGGGCCTGGAGTTCTTCCGGAAGGTCGTCGCGCTGGAAAAGAAGTACGCCCCGCCGCACCTGCGCTGCGAGAACGACCTCCAGACCAACGGCACGCGGCTGGACGACGCCTGGTGCGAGTTCCTGCGCGAGCATAACTTCCTCGTGGGCTTGAGCATCGACGGGCCCCGCGCCCTGCACGACGCCTTTCGCAAGGACAAGGCCGGCGCCGGCAGCTTCGACCGGGTCTTCCGCGCGGCGCAGCTCCTGCGAAAACACGGGGTCCGGTTCAACACGCTCTCCTGCGTCAACCGGCTCACGGCCGGGCACCCCATCGATGTCTACCGCTTCCTCCGCGACGAGGTCGGGTCGAAGCGGATGCAGTTCATTCCGATTGTCGAGCCGAGGGGCTTCGAGCGGACCGCGCCGCAGTTCTGGCCGCCGGACCGGATGCCCGTCGTCGGCACGCCCGCGGCGCGGCCGGGCGCGCCGGACTCCGTGGTGGAGGACTGGAGCGTGGACCCGGACGACTGGGGCCAATTCCTGTGCCGCGTGTTCGACCGCTGGATCGAGCGCGACGCGGGCCGGATCTACGTGAACTACTTCGAGACCGCCGTGGAGACGTGGATGGGCCGCGTCAGCCCGATGTGCACCCTCGCGCCGCTGTGCGGCAAGGGCGTGGCGCTCGAGCACGACGGCGGCCTCTACTCGTGCGACCACTACGTCTACCCGGAGTACCGCCTCGGGAACGTCCGAGAGACGCCCCTGGCCGACATGGTCTTTTCGCCGCGGCAGGAGCGGTTCGGCCGGAACAAGGAGGCCACGCTGCCGGACGCCTGCCGGCAGTGCGAGTACGAGTTCGCCTGCTACGGGGAGTGCCCCAAGAACCGCTTCGTGAAGTCGCCCGACGGCCAGCCGGGCATGAACTATCTCTGCCCCGGCTGGAAGCGGTTCTGGCAGCACATCGACGAGCCGATCCAGAAAATCGTCCGCGACCTCGGGCATACGCCCGTCAAGCGGCTCACCTACGCGACGAGCTCGGTGATGGAATGA